A genomic region of Manihot esculenta cultivar AM560-2 chromosome 15, M.esculenta_v8, whole genome shotgun sequence contains the following coding sequences:
- the LOC110600733 gene encoding uncharacterized protein LOC110600733, which yields MEYERIHKVQSGIISPTKLRMKLMGPHYNRKRDGSNSNSSRTSPARLDDTEFVKNSLLESNDEEVAAPSLEVPSVTVTGDTVVSPSQIDQTSCQPKDTLPNENGNVGRGKIQQFSKGESGNSSAVHPMRSLEDENLDYDSNASSSSFEFHKERSVHNQFTRSFSRPMPSKWNDAEKWIMNRQNVQPNLKKNGLHYQANRMLGTNTVRVAPESANHDLKSSISRIVDTKRIDFGPPPSQLAFEKFSFVPPGTSSVSGQAYGGNLLIDQCTQSKDLQELDQREICNAKSLAEDATVLPVIRSVCMRDMGTEMTPVTSQEPSRTATPVGATTPLRSPTSSIPSTPRAGAPAPTPMEHGTDDDMHHTSENGKRELTEQEMKLKTRKEIMALGVQLGKMNIAAWASKEEQEKNASAVKTADRDELEPIEYEKRASAWEEAEKSKHAARYKGEEIKIQAWESRQKAKLEAEMRRVEAQVEQMRAQAQAKMVKKLSITRQKSEEKRAAAETRKNRAAERTAAQAEYIRQTGRMPTSHYMCCGWLS from the exons ATGGAGTACGAGAGGATACACAAAGTTCAG AGTGGGATAATATCTCCAACTAAGCTGAGGATGAAGCTCATGGGACCTCACTATAACAGAAAGAGGGATGGATCAAACAGTAATTCTTCAAGGACATCTCCTGCAAGGCTCGATGACACTGAATTTGTCAAGAATAGCTTATTAGAATCCAATGATGAGGAAG TTGCAGCTCCGAGCTTAGAAGTGCCATCTGTGACTGTTACGGGAGACACGGTGGTTAGCCCCAGCCAAATCGATCAGACATCTTGCCAGCCGAAGGACACCTTGCCAAACGAAAATGGCAACGTGGGTCGTGGTAAAATACAGCAATTTTCAAAGGGTGAAAGTGGTAATTCAAGTGCAGTTCATCCAATGAGATCACTTGAAGATGAGAATCTTGATTATGATAGTAATGCTAGTTCTTCTAGTTTTGAGTTCCATAAGGAAAGATCAGTACATAATCAATTTACTAGATCGTTTTCAAGGCCTATGCCATCTAAGTGGAATGATGCAGAGAAATGGATAATGAATAGGCAAAATGTGCAGCCTAATTTGAAGAAAAATGGTTTACACTACCAAGCTAATCGGATGCTTGGGACCAATACAGTGAGAGTTGCTCCAGAATCAGCAAATCATGATCTTAAGTCTTCGATTAGCAGGATAGTAGACACTAAGCGCATTGATTTCGGTCCGCCTCCTTCACAATTGGCATTTGAGAAGTTCTCCTTCGTTCCCCCTGGAACTTCTTCAGTTTCTGGTCAAGCATATGGGGGAAATCTTCTAATTGATCAGTGTACTCAGAGCAAGGACTTGCAGGAACTGGATCAAAGAGAAATATGTAATGCAAAAAGTTTAGCAGAAGATGCAACAG TTCTTCCTGTCATAAGATCAGTCTGCATGAGAGACATGGGAACAGAAATGACTCCTGTTACAAGTCAAGAGCCCTCAAGGACGGCTACACCTGTGGGGGCAACGACTCCTCTGCGCAGCCCAACTTCTTCTATCCCATCTACACCTCGGGCAGGGGCACCAGCACCAACGCCTATGGAGCATGGGACTGATGATGATATGCATCACACCTCTGAGAACGGCAAAAGAGAGTTGACCGAGCAAGAAATGAAACTGAAGACCAGAAAGGAGATTATGGCCTTAGGTGTCCAGCTAGGCAAGATGAATATTGCTGCCTGGGCAAGTAAAGAAGAACAGGAGAAGAATGCATCTGCTGTTAAGACTGCTGATAGGGATGAGCTTGAACCGATTGAATATGAAAAACGTGCATCTGCATGGGAAGAAGCAGAAAAATCTAAACATGCTGCAAG ATATAAAGGTGAAGAAATCAAAATTCAAGCATGGGAAAGTCGGCAGAAGGCAAAACTAGAGGCAGAGATGCGAAGAGTAGAG GCCCAAGTCGAACAAATGCGAGCCCAAGCTCAAGCAAAGATGGTAAAGAAGCTCTCTATCACAAGACAAAAATCAGAAGAAAAACGGGCTGCAGCAGAAACCAGGAAAAATAGGGCTGCAGAAAGAACTGCAGCTCAGGCAGAGTACATTCGTCAGACAGGGCGAATGCCGACATCCCATTACATGTGCTGTGGTTGGTTgtcataa
- the LOC110602104 gene encoding auxin response factor 6 isoform X2 has product MRLSSAGFNPQTQEGEKRVLNSELWHACAGPLVSLPAVGNRVVYFPQGHSEQVAASTNKEVDAHIPNYPSLPPQLICQLHNVTMHADVETDEVYAQMTLQPLSPQEQKDAYLPAELGTPSKQPTNYFCKTLTASDTSTHGGFSVPRRAAEKVFPPLDFSQQPPAQELIARDLHDNEWKFRHIFRGQPKRHLLTTGWSVFVSAKRLVAGDSVLFICYMGTITGISDLDPVRWPNSHWRSVKVGWDESTAGERQPRVSLWEIEPLTTFPMYPPFPLRLKRPWPPGLPTFHGIKDDDLGMNSPLMWLRGDGDRGIQSMNFQGIGVTPWLQPRVDASMLGLQTDMYQAMAAAALQEMRAIDPSKPSTASIVQFQQQPNFPSRTGSLMPPQMLQQSQPHTAFLQGVQENQHQPQSQSQTQSHLIQQQLHHQHTFNSQQQQQLPQQQLVEHQQMSNVVSAISQFASASQSQSPPLQAISSLCQQQSFSDSNGNPVTSSVVSPLHSLMGSFSQDESSHLLNLPRTNALVTSSGWPSKRAAVEPLISAGAPQCVLPQVEQFGAHQTNISQNAVSLPPFPGRDCSIDQDSGTDPQSHLLFGVNIEPSSLILQSGMSSLRGVGSDSDSTTVPFSSSNYMSTTGTDFSLNPAMTPSSCIDESGFLQSPENVGQVNSSTKTFVKVHKSGSFGRSLDISKFSSYNELRSELARMFGLEGQLEDPLRSGWQLVFVDRENDVLLLGDDPWPEFVNSVWCIKILSPQEVQQMGKRGLELLNSVPIQRLSNGSCDDYASRQDSRNLSSGITSVGSLDY; this is encoded by the exons ATGAGGCTCTCTTCAGCTGGTTTTAATCCACAGACCCAGGAAG gggaGAAAAGGGTTTTGAATTCTGAACTTTGGCACGCATGTGCGGGTCCTCTTGTTTCTCTTCCTGCAGTTGGAAATCGTGTTGTTTATTTCCCACAAGGTCACAGCGAGCAG GTTGCTGCCTCAACTAACAAGGAAGTGGATGCCCATATACCCAACTATCCAAGCTTACCTCCACAACTTATCTGTCAGCTTCACAATGTGACAATGCAT GCAGATGTTGAGACAGATGAAGTGTATGCACAGATGACATTGCAGCCATTGAGTCCT CAAGAGCAAAAGGATGCATACCTTCCAGCTGAACTGGGCACTCCCAGCAAACAGCCaacaaattatttttgtaaaacTTTGACGGCCAGTGACACAAGTACTCATGGAGGATTCTCTGTCCCTCGCCGGGCTGCTGAAAAAGTGTTTCCTCCACTG GACTTTTCCCAACAACCTCCAGCTCAAGAGTTGATTGCAAGGGATCTACATGATAATGAATGGAAATTCAGGCATATATTTCGTG GGCAGCCCAAAAGGCATCTTCTGACAACAGGGTGGAGTGTGTTTGTAAGTGCTAAAAGACTTGTCGCGGGGGATTCAGTCCTTTTTATCTG CTACATGGGTACAATAACTGGCATAAGTGACTTGGATCCTGTTAGGTGGCCTAATTCTCATTGGCGCTCAGTCAAg GTTGGCTGGGATGAATCCACAGCTGGAGAGAGGCAACCAAGAGTTTCCCTGTGGGAAATTGAGCCACTAACAACATTCCCAATGTATCCTCCATTCCCTTTAAGGCTTAAGCGCCCTTGGCCTCCTGGACTGCCCACATTCCATG GAATCAAAGATGATGATTTGGGAATGAATTCTCCCCTTATGTGGCTGCGAGGAGATGGAGATCGTGGAATTCAATCTATGAACTTTCAGGGTATAGGAGTAACACCATGGTTGCAGCCACGAGTTGATGCTTCCATGCTTGGTTTGCAAACTGACATGTACCAAGCTATGGCTGCTGCTGCCCTTCAGGAGATGCGGGCTATTGATCCTTCTAAACCATCAACTGCTTCCATTGTGCAATTCCAGCAACAACCTAATTTCCCAAGCAGAACTGGTTCTTTAATGCCGCCCCAGATGCTGCAGCAGTCACAGCCTCATACGGCCTTTCTTCAAGGTGTTCAGGAAAACCAACATCAGCCTCAGTCTCAGTCTCAAACGCAGTCTCACCTTATTCAGCAACAGTTGCATCACCAGCATACATTTAATAGTCAACAGCAACAGCAGCTGCCACAACAGCAACTGGTTGAACATCAGCAGATGTCCAATGTTGTCTCTGCAATATCTCAATTTGCTTCAGCCTCTCAATCCCAGTCACCACCACTACAAGCCATCTCTTCCCTGTGCCAGCAGCAGAGTTTTTCTGACTCAAATGGGAACCCTGTGACAAGCTCTGTCGTTTCTCCTTTGCACAGTCTCATGGGTTCATTTTCCCAGGATGAATCATCTCATTTGTTGAACCTGCCTAGAACCAATGCGTTGGTGACTTCTTCTGGCTGGCCATCAAAACGCGCTGCTGTTGAACCTCTTATTTCTGCTGGAGCTCCACAGTGTGTTCTACCCCAAGTAGAACAGTTTGGGGCCCATCAGACAAACATCTCTCAAAATGCGGTTTCCTTACCGCCCTTCCCTGGTAGGGATTGTTCGATAGACCAAGACAGTGGCACTGATCCACAGAGCCATCTTCTTTTTGGTGTCAATATAGAGCCTTCTTCTCTTATACTGCAGAGTGGAATGTCAAGTCTTAGGGGTGTTGGCAGTGATAGTGATTCCACAACCGTACCCTTCTCATCCTCAAATTATATGAGCACTACAGGCACGGATTTTTCACTTAATCCAGCGATGACACCATCAAGTTGCATTGATGAATCAGGTTTCCTGCAGTCCCCAGAAAATGTGGGTCAAGTAAACTCATCAACTAAAACCTTTGTTAAG GTTCACAAGTCGGGGTCCTTTGGTAGGTCGCTAGACATTTCCAAATTCAGCAGCTACAATGAATTGCGTAGTGAGCTTGCTCGTATGTTTGGCCTTGAAGGCCAGCTCGAGGACCCCCTGAGATCAGGCTGGCAGCTTGTATTTGTTGACCGGGAGAATGATGTTCTTCTCCTTGGTGATGACCCCTGGCC GGAATTTGTAAACAGTGTGTGGTGCATCAAAATACTCTCACCACAAGAAGTGCAGCAAATGGGCAAACGTGGCCTAGAGCTTTTGAACTCAGTCCCAATTCAGAGGCTTTCCAATGGCAGTTGCGATGATTATGCAAGCCGGCAGGACTCGAGAAATTTGAGCTCTGGTATAACTTCCGTGGGGTCTTTGGATTACTGA
- the LOC110602104 gene encoding auxin response factor 6 isoform X1, which produces MRLSSAGFNPQTQEGEKRVLNSELWHACAGPLVSLPAVGNRVVYFPQGHSEQVAASTNKEVDAHIPNYPSLPPQLICQLHNVTMHADVETDEVYAQMTLQPLSPQEQKDAYLPAELGTPSKQPTNYFCKTLTASDTSTHGGFSVPRRAAEKVFPPLDFSQQPPAQELIARDLHDNEWKFRHIFRGQPKRHLLTTGWSVFVSAKRLVAGDSVLFIWNEKNQLLLGIRRANRPQTVMPSSVLSSDSMHLGLLAAAAHAAATNSRFTIFYNPRASPSEFVIPLAKYVKAVYHTRVSVGMRFRMLFETEESSVRRYMGTITGISDLDPVRWPNSHWRSVKVGWDESTAGERQPRVSLWEIEPLTTFPMYPPFPLRLKRPWPPGLPTFHGIKDDDLGMNSPLMWLRGDGDRGIQSMNFQGIGVTPWLQPRVDASMLGLQTDMYQAMAAAALQEMRAIDPSKPSTASIVQFQQQPNFPSRTGSLMPPQMLQQSQPHTAFLQGVQENQHQPQSQSQTQSHLIQQQLHHQHTFNSQQQQQLPQQQLVEHQQMSNVVSAISQFASASQSQSPPLQAISSLCQQQSFSDSNGNPVTSSVVSPLHSLMGSFSQDESSHLLNLPRTNALVTSSGWPSKRAAVEPLISAGAPQCVLPQVEQFGAHQTNISQNAVSLPPFPGRDCSIDQDSGTDPQSHLLFGVNIEPSSLILQSGMSSLRGVGSDSDSTTVPFSSSNYMSTTGTDFSLNPAMTPSSCIDESGFLQSPENVGQVNSSTKTFVKVHKSGSFGRSLDISKFSSYNELRSELARMFGLEGQLEDPLRSGWQLVFVDRENDVLLLGDDPWPEFVNSVWCIKILSPQEVQQMGKRGLELLNSVPIQRLSNGSCDDYASRQDSRNLSSGITSVGSLDY; this is translated from the exons ATGAGGCTCTCTTCAGCTGGTTTTAATCCACAGACCCAGGAAG gggaGAAAAGGGTTTTGAATTCTGAACTTTGGCACGCATGTGCGGGTCCTCTTGTTTCTCTTCCTGCAGTTGGAAATCGTGTTGTTTATTTCCCACAAGGTCACAGCGAGCAG GTTGCTGCCTCAACTAACAAGGAAGTGGATGCCCATATACCCAACTATCCAAGCTTACCTCCACAACTTATCTGTCAGCTTCACAATGTGACAATGCAT GCAGATGTTGAGACAGATGAAGTGTATGCACAGATGACATTGCAGCCATTGAGTCCT CAAGAGCAAAAGGATGCATACCTTCCAGCTGAACTGGGCACTCCCAGCAAACAGCCaacaaattatttttgtaaaacTTTGACGGCCAGTGACACAAGTACTCATGGAGGATTCTCTGTCCCTCGCCGGGCTGCTGAAAAAGTGTTTCCTCCACTG GACTTTTCCCAACAACCTCCAGCTCAAGAGTTGATTGCAAGGGATCTACATGATAATGAATGGAAATTCAGGCATATATTTCGTG GGCAGCCCAAAAGGCATCTTCTGACAACAGGGTGGAGTGTGTTTGTAAGTGCTAAAAGACTTGTCGCGGGGGATTCAGTCCTTTTTATCTG GAATGAGAAGAATCAATTGTTGCTTGGTATACGACGTGCTAATCGCCCTCAAACTGTAATGCCTTCATCAGTCTTATCAAGTGACAGCATGCACTTGGGGCTTCTTGCTGCTGCAGCTCATGCAGCTGCAACAAATAGCCGTTTCACCATATTTTACAATCCAAG GGCCAGCCCATCAGAATTTGTCATACCATTGGCCAAGTATGTTAAAGCAGTCTACCATACTCGGGTTTCTGTTGGTATGCGGTTTAGGATGCTATTTGAAACTGAAGAATCAAGTGTCCGCCG CTACATGGGTACAATAACTGGCATAAGTGACTTGGATCCTGTTAGGTGGCCTAATTCTCATTGGCGCTCAGTCAAg GTTGGCTGGGATGAATCCACAGCTGGAGAGAGGCAACCAAGAGTTTCCCTGTGGGAAATTGAGCCACTAACAACATTCCCAATGTATCCTCCATTCCCTTTAAGGCTTAAGCGCCCTTGGCCTCCTGGACTGCCCACATTCCATG GAATCAAAGATGATGATTTGGGAATGAATTCTCCCCTTATGTGGCTGCGAGGAGATGGAGATCGTGGAATTCAATCTATGAACTTTCAGGGTATAGGAGTAACACCATGGTTGCAGCCACGAGTTGATGCTTCCATGCTTGGTTTGCAAACTGACATGTACCAAGCTATGGCTGCTGCTGCCCTTCAGGAGATGCGGGCTATTGATCCTTCTAAACCATCAACTGCTTCCATTGTGCAATTCCAGCAACAACCTAATTTCCCAAGCAGAACTGGTTCTTTAATGCCGCCCCAGATGCTGCAGCAGTCACAGCCTCATACGGCCTTTCTTCAAGGTGTTCAGGAAAACCAACATCAGCCTCAGTCTCAGTCTCAAACGCAGTCTCACCTTATTCAGCAACAGTTGCATCACCAGCATACATTTAATAGTCAACAGCAACAGCAGCTGCCACAACAGCAACTGGTTGAACATCAGCAGATGTCCAATGTTGTCTCTGCAATATCTCAATTTGCTTCAGCCTCTCAATCCCAGTCACCACCACTACAAGCCATCTCTTCCCTGTGCCAGCAGCAGAGTTTTTCTGACTCAAATGGGAACCCTGTGACAAGCTCTGTCGTTTCTCCTTTGCACAGTCTCATGGGTTCATTTTCCCAGGATGAATCATCTCATTTGTTGAACCTGCCTAGAACCAATGCGTTGGTGACTTCTTCTGGCTGGCCATCAAAACGCGCTGCTGTTGAACCTCTTATTTCTGCTGGAGCTCCACAGTGTGTTCTACCCCAAGTAGAACAGTTTGGGGCCCATCAGACAAACATCTCTCAAAATGCGGTTTCCTTACCGCCCTTCCCTGGTAGGGATTGTTCGATAGACCAAGACAGTGGCACTGATCCACAGAGCCATCTTCTTTTTGGTGTCAATATAGAGCCTTCTTCTCTTATACTGCAGAGTGGAATGTCAAGTCTTAGGGGTGTTGGCAGTGATAGTGATTCCACAACCGTACCCTTCTCATCCTCAAATTATATGAGCACTACAGGCACGGATTTTTCACTTAATCCAGCGATGACACCATCAAGTTGCATTGATGAATCAGGTTTCCTGCAGTCCCCAGAAAATGTGGGTCAAGTAAACTCATCAACTAAAACCTTTGTTAAG GTTCACAAGTCGGGGTCCTTTGGTAGGTCGCTAGACATTTCCAAATTCAGCAGCTACAATGAATTGCGTAGTGAGCTTGCTCGTATGTTTGGCCTTGAAGGCCAGCTCGAGGACCCCCTGAGATCAGGCTGGCAGCTTGTATTTGTTGACCGGGAGAATGATGTTCTTCTCCTTGGTGATGACCCCTGGCC GGAATTTGTAAACAGTGTGTGGTGCATCAAAATACTCTCACCACAAGAAGTGCAGCAAATGGGCAAACGTGGCCTAGAGCTTTTGAACTCAGTCCCAATTCAGAGGCTTTCCAATGGCAGTTGCGATGATTATGCAAGCCGGCAGGACTCGAGAAATTTGAGCTCTGGTATAACTTCCGTGGGGTCTTTGGATTACTGA